In Salmo salar chromosome ssa15, Ssal_v3.1, whole genome shotgun sequence, one genomic interval encodes:
- the LOC106571960 gene encoding PRELI domain containing protein 3B isoform X1, translating to MKIWTSEHIFNHPWETVTKAAMQKYPNPMNPGVVGVDVLNRHVDTQGRLYSNRLLSTEWGLPSLAKTLIGITRTNTYIQEHSVVDPKEKTFELQSTNISCTNIVSVDEKLTYRPHPEDPKKTILTQEALISVKGISLSSYLEGLMAKTISANAGKGREAMEWVIRRLNTEIEELAATAQATIRIPMAAAVAEK from the exons ATGAAAATCTGGACCTCCGAACACATATTCAA CCACCCGTGGGAGACTGTGACCAAGGCGGCAATGCAGAAGTATCCCAACCCAATGAACCCTGGCGTGGTAGGGGTGGATGTGTTGAACAGACATGTGGACACACAGGGCCGGTTATACAGCAACAGACTGCTCAGCACAGAATGGGGACTGCCCTCCTTGGCCAAGACT CTCATTGGTATAACACGAACCAACACATACATCCAGGAACATTCGGTGGTGGACCCCAAGGAAAAGACTTTTGAGCTGCAATCTACAAAT ATTTCATGTACTAACATAGTATCTGTGGACGAGAAGTTAACATACAGGCCGCATCCGGAGGATCCCAAAAA GACCATATTGACACAAGAGGCACTTATCTCTGTGAAAGGAATTAGTCTGAGCAGTTACCTGGAGGGGCTCATGGCCAAAACCATCTCGGCAAACGCAGGCAAA GGACGAGAGGCGATGGAGTGGGTCATCAGGCGGTTAAACACAGAGATCGAGGAGCTGGCAGCAACGGCACAGGCCACAATCCGCATCCCCATGGCAGCCGCAGTCGCAGAGAAATGA
- the LOC106571960 gene encoding PRELI domain containing protein 3B isoform X2, with protein MQKYPNPMNPGVVGVDVLNRHVDTQGRLYSNRLLSTEWGLPSLAKTLIGITRTNTYIQEHSVVDPKEKTFELQSTNISCTNIVSVDEKLTYRPHPEDPKKTILTQEALISVKGISLSSYLEGLMAKTISANAGKGREAMEWVIRRLNTEIEELAATAQATIRIPMAAAVAEK; from the exons ATGCAGAAGTATCCCAACCCAATGAACCCTGGCGTGGTAGGGGTGGATGTGTTGAACAGACATGTGGACACACAGGGCCGGTTATACAGCAACAGACTGCTCAGCACAGAATGGGGACTGCCCTCCTTGGCCAAGACT CTCATTGGTATAACACGAACCAACACATACATCCAGGAACATTCGGTGGTGGACCCCAAGGAAAAGACTTTTGAGCTGCAATCTACAAAT ATTTCATGTACTAACATAGTATCTGTGGACGAGAAGTTAACATACAGGCCGCATCCGGAGGATCCCAAAAA GACCATATTGACACAAGAGGCACTTATCTCTGTGAAAGGAATTAGTCTGAGCAGTTACCTGGAGGGGCTCATGGCCAAAACCATCTCGGCAAACGCAGGCAAA GGACGAGAGGCGATGGAGTGGGTCATCAGGCGGTTAAACACAGAGATCGAGGAGCTGGCAGCAACGGCACAGGCCACAATCCGCATCCCCATGGCAGCCGCAGTCGCAGAGAAATGA